The Pieris rapae chromosome 1, ilPieRapa1.1, whole genome shotgun sequence genome contains the following window.
GCTGCAATGGCATTATGCCTTGATACAGAAATAGAGAAccttatatatgatataataaataaatattaaaaactgacAACACCTTGAAATGAAATacttagtaattatataaccAGGAagcatttacttatttttaaattttaacttgtttAACCATGCagttaaataaacatgtaaaTGTTAAAGTTTGTTCTGCATTTTGTCTAAGCCATTACGATGGCGCTGTATGAATAGCGTGTAGTGTGGTAAAAGTAGTTATCCCGGGCGATACGGCGCGGGCCCGACTCAACTGCATGAATATTCAGGGCGCAGTAAGGCGGCGACTCGTTCGGCAATAACTGTTAACTTGGCCCATATTGTGCGCTCTGTATTATCTCCTATCCTCCGGCTATTGTGCCTCCGTTGACCCATGAAGCTCTGTAGATAGcaacatttttcaaaaaaggAATGTACggtattaaatgaaacaaacatGCATCGGCTCACATTATGTTTTAATCTTGTATCCAATGTATGCAGTAGCTTTCTCGTAGTGCGTTCTAACGTAGTCACACGTTTGTTTACGATATTGAAGGTTGCATAGAATTGCGAGGCTTCCAGTACACGCGGAGGCCTGTGCTGGCGCACCCGTCTCGGTGGCGCCAAGCTTGCGCAAGTTCGTGATCGCACCGTGAGCTTACGAGCCGTCTCGATAACttatacacaattaaaatggatttttattagaatacaATCTGACGGCTACAGGCTGAACAGGGACACGAAAATGAATGTTCTcatgttaatgttattattgtgGTACAATTACAGTATTATATACAGTCACATTACTGTCAAGGGTCTCGGTAAACGCAGTCTCATTGTCGGTAGAAAACAGAAAAACATCTCcaaatgtgttttaaatgaGACGCTAACTAATGACTACGAGATTCTGTCGTCGGCGGTGTCTGAatctaaatacattttcacaGCGCGCGTCCTGAGCGTGAGGAAGATTAAACGGGGTAGCAGGCCCCATGTGAGAGTAAACATATCCTACAAACTGTATATCAGACTGATAATGAAAGGAGATGTTCACGACCTGAAAAGTCACGTTTTTGTTGGAGACGAGCGAACATTGAATGGTGCGATTGTGTTCGTTGACTGGCTTCGGACGAATAAGTGCGCGTATAAATTGTATAGGCATTCTTCAGGAATATTTTTGAGCGATGGATTTTACGAGAGCTACGGTCGTCGGACCCCGCGACTGAGACTCTTGTACGAGCCTCTTCCACTGTCTTTATACGATTTGGACAGAGTAAATGCCGCATTGAAAGGTAAATATTACATTGTGTTAAGTGTCACATCGCTTTGTGTATCTTTAGAAGGTATATTCAAGTTATAAATGCTTTATGCGTAACAACGTGCGCTATAACAACAACCTACGCTTATTTGAGTAGTATAATGGATAATGCTATAAATATCGATATATAGGTGTTATCAATTAAATAGCGCAAGtgtataattatactaaatgGCAATTTACAGTAAAACAACTTGAATAATCTAGTTGACATTGAACTTTTGTAATTCATTGTTATGTTTACAACGAATGAGCtcaatagttaattaattctgAACCAATGAGAATCAAGGACATTGTTACACAGCCAGGTTGGAATagtattgattatttaaatattatatagttatatagaCAAATAAGGTACCTAACTATTCAATagaattcttataaaaatatataattaacatttaatataaaaggcaTATTTTTTCCTTGGCATAAACTGCTTGAATTAAAGTCACTTAGAGTTAAGcagattaaatacaaatacattcgGTATTGGTTTTGACAAGCAAAGCTAAACAGTTTCAAATCAACTTGTCATTGTATACTGGCTTAGTGGGTGGATATTGGCCCTATACAACGTGCAATTTACTCCACCACTAACGATCCCATCATTATACCGCCCATTGTGTCTTTACGTAATAATACCTATTTGGTCGTAACTAcagtaattttatgtaatgtttataatttttcgtgTAAAACTTAGCAACGTTATTTTGCGAAATTCGAAAATCGAatacaaaaatcaaacaaGAAAACGTTTAtaactatatgtataaattccTTATATCGAGTATACGTTAAAACCCAGATATTGAATGTTACATgtgatacataaatatttgtacgAATGACTAGAGTTTTTGAACGAGGCCAATCTCGGTTTCGAGTATGGATTGATTAAACATAAAAGATTTCGGTCTGTATGCTCTGTTTGATCTATCTGCACCGGCGCTCCGGTGTTTTAAACCTACCTGTTAATTGGAGGTAATTAAATGTTGATAAAACCTCTTTAGACGAACTCTCATGTTCTTTctcattagaaaaaaaaatctattagtcACCCGTGACGTCGTCGTTGGAATAGCTATgcatgtgttttgttttttgtgcatattattaataatataagatttaatcACGGTGTCCCTTGTAAGGTTGTAAAGCAATTCCAACTAATTCTATATGCGAAGAACGCTTAACAACAAAACCGATCTAACCTTGAAAATTATaggctattatttatttctacacGGCTAGTTCCCAGATGTTTGCTATTTAAGTGCAAcactttttcattttgttatgACGCAGAATAAAATACGATGCGTCAATTTTAGATATAGCTCTTGGAAAGTCAATGACATAAACTAGATTGCAATTTATAGCTTATAATAGAGGTTTCGTATTAAATAATCtagataaaaactaattattccCTTTAACTGGCTATTACACGTTGTTGATACACATTACGCGGTGGTTTAAATGCTGTAATTATGATATTCCATCTGTCCCCAAGCTTCGAGCTTATATCAACTTAATTGCTTAGGTTTAAAAGGAAAGTGGTCTGCACTTTTCATACTTTATTACTGGTTTTACTGTACGAAATTCTTGTTGAGAGGAATTAATTTAAGGAAAACAAatcgttatatttattttgataattaatcttatatataaatcactgTGTAATACATTCATGGATTAATCCACAATGCTGTGGCAACAATGTGCTGATTATGATGTGCCCTTATCTCgaattaattagtatataaataaaccgaACAAATCACttgttacttatataaaacataatttaattaatgaatttgcaccaattgacttttcttttaatgtaattgctcgtacggtgaagaaaaacatctgGAGGAATGCCTGAGACCTTAATCCCGAACCattcagaaaaataaattttcacgaaacatatacagaaatttgaaaCCTACCGCCAttggttatttgttttaacacaCATTGTCtagaataatgtttatttagattgcatttgaaataatattacatttattttgttcaacATAACTTCCATAAAATTGTTGCACTTTTGCGTTcccatttcttttttattgatcATAGCTTGCTTTGAGCGTTTCCTTTTCTCTTATCCATTAGTAGTTGTTTTAATTgtcttcttaatattttaccaCTTGGGTTCTTAGGGATTGAATCTACGAAGATAACGCCGCCACGTAACTTCTTCCATGATGCTACCTATAAAGGAAGATTTTAATcgtaataaaacacaattaaaagaataaattaaaatataggaaaactattttgtaatattctgAACATAAGGTTAAAGCTCTTGTAGAAGCAGATTCGGccttaattaaactttttttcaaCAGTGGTCCTTATGTTTAGTTTCCTTTTAACGTagtgacaaaaataataaaaagagtgTCCAGTAGGAGAGTTGTAGATTGAAGTTTTTAGAAGGAAAAAGAAGatcagcaaaaaataaatgtgttgcAAATTCTAAACAGAGAACCGTTCTAGGGCCAAAAACTGCAAATAaaactagaaaaaaataataaaatatgcttCCACATGAGATTTAAATCAAACGTGTCAAAAATATAcgttgtttaaataaactagaCGTTGAAAAACAATAGATATTGCTAAATTATATCTCATAATATAGTCTCAATCgaggaatattattatatataattatattaaaacacgtACACGTAGGATATAGGAGAGTCAAAAACAAAGCTCATCTAATCAATAATATAGGGAATGCCGCAACATTCGATAATTTTAGGATCacagtaattttaaaagcatttaaaacgtttaaaattgaaccaaaattcaaaattaccTTGGTATCAACAAACTGTCGTATTTCCGTATCTGTAATAAGTGAATTTTCTTTCTTCACAACAAAAGCAGTGGGAAGCTCACCAGCTGAAGAATCTGGTGCCCCAATAACCGCCGCATCTTTTACATCTCCgtgtttcaataaaatagcTTCAAGCTCCGAAGGAGATACCTAAAAAGGATTATACTCCAATAGGGTTATACCTCCAGAGTCTGGTATCACTGAGAATTTGGGTGTAACTTTAGGACACAATAAtcaatttaagtataaatttatttgtgtttctatGTTGTGTAGCTTGTATCCTAACAAATCCGgtcaatatataaaacatactactactactattgGATTTTGGTACTCTCCGAGACaaactggcagttaatgtaaaattagaaacatttaatttatatttctttttttgacgctcataagtgtacatgttacATAcaagaataaatgattttgaattgaatcaAACCAACCTAATTTGACGATCAGGCTTTGCTAAAAGTTAACTATAAAGGTTGACTTCATCAAGTTAGTTGCTTATTGAAACGTGTGGAATTCAACACATACCTACTCAATTGAGTGTGTTCGCAATTAACTATTTTGACACCTTTAAGATGACGAAATAATGATAGGCAAATGTCGAAGTCACTGTCTTAATTGATTTACAGTTATCCAACTCTCACTATATGTATACAtgcctatttaaataaaaattaatatttattttttaagtacacCTATAATTAATGCACTTTctatagtatttattacaagctatctattttaaaacttgcCAATTACGgggaacataaataaaaaaaaaatttataataaattacaattaaaaatgtacacttcctattttagtttttactagTAATTAATTGCTTAGCGGTACTTATTGCTAATTAATATAGCAGATGCGTGGTcaccaatgttttttttaaattgatcagCCGACTACCGAATACAATAATCTCTGAAAAAGTAGTATTTTTCTGTTATATTcgcgaagaattcgaacgaGTCGCACCTAAACACCTTGGTTGGTTTTTATTGGATTTGGTAAATTCTACTAATTTTTGAACCTTGGGAATAAGTAAGGCACGTcaatataacaatttgtaCTAGAACGAAACACCGGCAAGAGATCTCCTATCGTACAGTGAcatgacaaaaaatatatacaataataaaataaactttatcaatataatcATTAGCTATTATCAACCACCACGATGTTCTTAtcattaagattattttaccTGCCAagcgttatattttattaattccttAATTCTGTCAATGATGTAAAAATAGCCTTCTTCGTCATAGTATCCGATAtcgcctgttctataaaatccATCTGGGTAGAAGTTGCTACCAGAGGGGATTCCTATGTAGCCCTCGAACACAACTGGGCCTTTGATGCATACTTCACCTGGTTCTCTACAGCCCAACACCTTACCAGTATCAGGATCAACtatctgaaataattatatcataatCTCTATATGAACTGTTGTCTAAGTAGATACTTTAAAcatatgtgtataaatatgatttttaaatactgatATTATGGTGGCGTACAATTATGGTAACGGTTTCTGGTAATTGAAAAGAATATTAAGATAAGTAAGGTAAAAATATTCTAgatatatgaaacatttttcatttagtAGTGCATTGATTACTTAATAGTAAcacacttattaaatatttccccaatttttcaattatttattacctagtcatttaataaaaaatgtactgTGTCACAgcataatatgaataatttatttttatttctttgttttacagaataatatactataatcATAATACTTTGCAtaagaaaaccgctgtggtttgtattaatgtcaCCATAGCAGTTTTGGTAAGGAAAACAagagtaattatatttacataagtttctttctcttttttagttgcttatttatttatttatttatgtagtaaAAATTCGTTACTTTTTGAATAATTCCCGGAACAACTTTTCCGACGCTTCCTTCTCTTGGATTTTCTTCTGTGTCAAAAGTGAGTGCACCTGTAGCTTCAGTCATACCATATCCttgtaaaacacattttatatgtggaaatctgtaaaaaaaacattatacagATGTATTCCTGTGttcactttgattagtgaTTAGTGCAAGTGATCAGTGCATGTGATAAGTGATTAGTACAAAACAAGTGTGGATGGCGACTGATTACTGGCAGGTGATTAGTTGCCTGCGTAATAAAGTGATTAGAAGCGTGTTCTATTTTTTGCGAGTGAACTGCGAGTAGTGACGTCGCGTACGCCCTCCCTTCCCCCTCAATCGCAGCGTGCCTGCCAAACTATATGACAACTGAATTTACTAAACGGAGccactaaacaataattggaCACTACTTGCACTACACACCTGCACTAATCACTCAGACTAATCCATAATCAAAGTGAATCCAGGCCTTTATATCAATTGCTaacagaatttttaaaaactatataagcGAGAGATAAATAACAGgttattatagtaaattcttgaaaaatatataactttgcGCAACTTTGAGTACGGAGGAAGGGATCAATGTCGTCTGTCTGACAATTTTGTCTGTGTTACTAACTTAGGCTCGGAGGAAAAAGTGTTGATACGTATCtatactttaataatgtatatgtattgtaaaatagTATGTAcctcttttttatttgatttataactTCCAAGTTAGTAGTTGCGCCTCCACTGCTGACAACTTCTATCGAGCTAAGATCAAAGGTTTTAGCAAGCTCCGATTTACACAACATTACTAGAAGGGGTGGTGGTACTACCATGTATCCTATCTGAAAACATTGAGAACAATACATAGAAGTACATGTAGAATTAGAATAGTTTATGTGACTGTAGATAACTAGTGATTACTGTTTGAAccctaactaactaactaacttgTTGGTTACCCTAactactataattaaaaactcacCTTGAATGTTTCAATTGTTTGTAGAAactgtttttcattaaatctCGCGAGGAAGACCGTCGTCTTGCCTTGTATGATTGCTTTAAGAAGGGAAGCTATACCCATACAGGTACACCAGGGAGATATAGATAGTGCAACGTGGTCTCTCTTAGTTGGGCTAAATGGTttcaaaaccaaaaaaataaaaataaaaattattttctatttaaaataaaataaaataggttttaagttaattttgtgTAAAGCGTCATAACGTACGGTGGTTGATATGCTGtggttattaaattaagattagtAATCATAGCGCCTTTCGCTGGTCCAGTTGTCCCAGATGAATACAATATCATAGTAGTTAGAATTTTCcctgaaatacaaaataagttGTTTCAACGccttcatataatttaatcggGTTCAttagcaaaattatttttgactaaaacattatatcaagccttttaatatttcgaaataataacaataaattaacgataaatatattCTCTTAAGGTAGATCAATATTggttattctatatttatgaACGAACCTCCAAGATGTACaggtttgtataaatttaaatccacCTGGTACTTTACTAAATCCTTGAAGTACACTACATTTTGTGACCTCGATGACCCTCTGTCGTCGTACAAAATGAATTTTCTTATCATTTTATGCTTCTGCAGATTTTCGTAGTGACTGTCGTATGCAGTCCCCgagagaaaaatatatttcggcTTAGATATGTTTATCACGTGACTTAGTTCgcctgaaaaattatatttctatattactaaaatatttgtgcGTCACTACTAAGCAGAGATTTAGATTGATAAttcaaatctaaataaatattgatttttatttaggttataatgtgtaaatgttatttttctcCAAAACTACGATCCATAATTAACTAAAGTTAATcgagtaattatatattttttaagcaatgtttggattttgttgaaatttgTTGCTAGAACTAGTCTGTTGCTAGTTCTTTGATTTTGAATAGTGGCTCTTATTATGTACTATTTGCATAAGTTATTTTGTACTATATGCACAAACTTGGAGCACGATTGTTTAATCATGCGACTATTttcctatttaaattatttataatagggattttcattatttaaattgtatcacATTGTTTTGTTGTTGATAGTTTATGAAGTATGTATTACTTGAAAGTGATAAAGATAGGagagataaattttattactgcaCATTAACGCGAACAACTAATCATATTTTGCATTCATTtacttctattattttaaaatatgaagcaTGTGTTAGAAAGAGCATAATTACGATGAAACATGAACGTTTCTTAAACGTGATTGTAAATTTAACTGAACTTCCTgatcgtaataataatattccct
Protein-coding sequences here:
- the LOC110995790 gene encoding 4-coumarate--CoA ligase 1, yielding MIFSDEFKDGVFYGKQDFNIPYHMNFGAFILQNILNYKDKSVLINGVTREEITYREFAQRVVNIADSLSHLGVDVGDVVAVFSENRIEFILTACAVFCVGATVTFFNTSYGESELSHVINISKPKYIFLSGTAYDSHYENLQKHKMIRKFILYDDRGSSRSQNVVYFKDLVKYQVDLNLYKPVHLGGKILTTMILYSSGTTGPAKGAMITNLNLITTAYQPPPTKRDHVALSISPWCTCMGIASLLKAIIQGKTTVFLARFNEKQFLQTIETFKIGYMVVPPPLLVMLCKSELAKTFDLSSIEVVSSGGATTNLEVINQIKKRFPHIKCVLQGYGMTEATGALTFDTEENPREGSVGKVVPGIIQKIVDPDTGKVLGCREPGEVCIKGPVVFEGYIGIPSGSNFYPDGFYRTGDIGYYDEEGYFYIIDRIKELIKYNAWQVSPSELEAILLKHGDVKDAAVIGAPDSSAGELPTAFVVKKENSLITDTEIRQFVDTKVASWKKLRGGVIFVDSIPKNPSGKILRRQLKQLLMDKRKGNAQSKL